From the genome of Duffyella gerundensis, one region includes:
- the trmL gene encoding tRNA (uridine(34)/cytosine(34)/5-carboxymethylaminomethyluridine(34)-2'-O)-methyltransferase TrmL, translating to MLNIVLFEPEIPPNTGNIIRLCANTGFQLHLIEPMGFAWDDKRLRRAGLDYHEFTSIKHHANYDAFLNSEQPARLFALTTKGTPAHSAVAWQAGDYLLFGPESRGLPAEILAALPAEQKIRIPMMPESRSMNLSNAVSVVVYEAWRQLDYAGALIR from the coding sequence ATGCTAAACATTGTTTTATTTGAACCTGAGATTCCGCCAAACACCGGAAACATCATTCGTCTGTGTGCCAACACGGGCTTTCAACTGCATTTAATCGAACCGATGGGCTTTGCCTGGGATGACAAGCGCCTGCGTCGTGCCGGGCTCGACTATCACGAGTTCACCTCAATCAAGCACCACGCAAATTATGACGCGTTTCTGAACAGCGAGCAGCCTGCGCGCCTGTTTGCCCTTACCACCAAAGGCACACCTGCCCACAGCGCGGTAGCGTGGCAAGCAGGAGATTATTTGCTGTTTGGTCCGGAGAGTCGCGGCTTGCCCGCAGAAATACTGGCGGCATTGCCTGCCGAGCAGAAAATTCGCATTCCGATGATGCCGGAAAGCCGCAGTATGAATCTTTCCAATGCGGTTTCAGTAGTGGTGTATGAAGCCTGGCGCCAGCTCGATTATGCCGGCGCGCTAATACGCTGA
- the cpxA gene encoding envelope stress sensor histidine kinase CpxA, producing MISSLTTRIFAIFWLTLALVLMLVLMVPKLDSRQMTALLENEQRQGTMIEQHVEAELSQDPPNDLMWWRRLLRAIDKWAPPGQRLLLVTSEGRVIGAQHNEMQVIRNFIGQSDNADHPQKKKYGRVELVGPFAIRDGEDNYQLYLIRPAPSSQLDFINLLFDRPLLLLIVTMLISSPLLLWLAWSLAKPARKLKYAADEVASGNLRQHPELESGPQEFLAAGSSFNQMVSALERMMTAQQRLLSDISHELRTPLTRLQLATALLRRRHGEGKELQRIETEAQRLDGMINDLLVLSRTQHKNALVSEAMKANQLWNGVLEDARFEAEQMGKKLEIPYPPGPWPLYGNPHALESALENIVRNALRYSHSFISVSFSVDNQGITVHVDDDGPGVSAEDREQIFRPFYRTDEARDRESGGTGLGLAIVETAIQQHRGWVKADDSPHGGLRLTLWLPLYSAR from the coding sequence ATGATAAGCAGTTTGACTACGCGCATTTTCGCTATTTTCTGGCTCACGCTGGCGCTGGTGTTGATGTTGGTATTGATGGTTCCCAAACTGGATTCCAGGCAAATGACGGCGCTGCTTGAAAATGAGCAGCGCCAGGGAACCATGATCGAGCAGCACGTTGAGGCGGAACTATCCCAGGATCCGCCCAATGATTTGATGTGGTGGCGCAGGCTGTTGCGCGCCATCGACAAATGGGCACCGCCCGGTCAGCGTCTGTTGCTGGTAACCAGTGAAGGTCGCGTTATCGGCGCACAGCACAATGAGATGCAGGTTATTCGCAACTTTATTGGCCAGTCTGATAATGCCGATCATCCGCAGAAGAAAAAGTATGGGCGCGTTGAGCTGGTTGGGCCTTTTGCCATTCGTGATGGTGAAGATAATTACCAACTTTATCTGATTCGTCCGGCGCCAAGCTCACAGCTCGACTTTATCAACCTGCTGTTTGATCGGCCGCTGCTACTGCTGATTGTCACCATGTTGATCAGTTCACCGCTGCTGCTCTGGCTGGCGTGGAGCCTGGCAAAACCGGCTCGCAAATTGAAATATGCGGCGGACGAAGTGGCCAGTGGCAACCTGCGACAGCATCCGGAACTGGAATCTGGACCACAGGAGTTCTTAGCCGCCGGATCCAGTTTTAATCAGATGGTTAGCGCGCTGGAGCGTATGATGACCGCGCAGCAGCGGCTGCTGTCCGATATCAGCCATGAGCTGCGTACGCCGTTGACGCGTCTGCAACTGGCTACCGCGCTGCTGCGTCGTCGTCATGGTGAAGGCAAAGAGCTTCAGCGCATCGAAACGGAAGCACAGCGCCTGGATGGCATGATTAACGATTTGCTGGTGCTGTCGCGTACGCAGCATAAAAATGCGCTGGTCAGTGAGGCGATGAAGGCCAATCAGTTGTGGAACGGCGTGCTGGAAGATGCGCGCTTCGAAGCTGAGCAGATGGGGAAAAAGCTGGAGATACCTTATCCGCCCGGCCCGTGGCCGCTGTATGGCAATCCACATGCGCTGGAGAGTGCGCTGGAGAACATTGTTCGCAATGCGCTTCGCTACTCACACAGTTTTATCAGCGTCAGCTTCTCGGTCGATAATCAGGGCATTACCGTACATGTCGATGATGACGGTCCGGGCGTCAGCGCTGAGGATCGCGAGCAGATCTTCCGGCCATTTTATCGTACGGATGAAGCGCGCGATCGTGAATCTGGCGGTACCGGCCTTGGTCTGGCTATTGTTGAAACCGCCATTCAGCAGCATCGCGGCTGGGTAAAGGCGGACGACAGTCCACACGGCGGTCTGCGTCTGACGCTGTGGTTGCCGCTGTATTCAGCACGGTAA
- the cpxR gene encoding envelope stress response regulator transcription factor CpxR — MNKILLVDDDRELTSLLKELLEMEGFEIVVAGDGEQALNLLDNSIDLLLLDVMMPKKNGIDTLKELRQQHQTPVIMLTARGSELDRVLGLELGADDYLPKPFNDRELVARIRAILRRSNWSEQQQHDSSSPTLEVDHLRLNPGRQEASFDNVTLDLTGTEFTLLYLLAQHLGQVVSREHLSQEVLGKRLTPFDRAIDMHISNLRRKLPERRDGHPWFKTLRGRGYLMVSAT, encoded by the coding sequence ATGAATAAAATCCTATTGGTTGACGATGACCGCGAATTGACTTCGCTTTTGAAAGAACTGTTAGAAATGGAAGGGTTTGAAATTGTGGTGGCTGGCGACGGTGAGCAGGCACTTAATCTTTTAGACAACTCTATCGATCTGTTATTGCTTGACGTAATGATGCCGAAGAAAAACGGCATTGATACGCTGAAAGAACTACGCCAACAGCACCAGACACCGGTAATTATGCTGACCGCACGCGGCAGCGAGCTCGATCGCGTGCTCGGCCTTGAGCTCGGTGCCGATGACTACTTACCTAAACCCTTCAACGACCGTGAGTTGGTTGCACGCATACGCGCCATCCTGCGGCGTTCCAACTGGAGCGAGCAGCAACAGCACGACAGCAGTTCGCCAACGCTGGAGGTCGACCACCTCCGTCTCAATCCGGGCCGTCAGGAAGCCAGCTTTGATAACGTTACGTTAGATCTTACCGGCACCGAGTTCACGCTGCTCTATTTGCTGGCTCAGCATTTAGGTCAGGTGGTATCACGTGAGCATCTTAGTCAGGAAGTGCTGGGCAAACGCCTGACGCCTTTTGATCGTGCCATCGATATGCATATCTCTAATCTGCGCCGGAAATTGCCGGAACGCCGTGATGGACATCCATGGTTTAAAACCCTGCGTGGCCGCGGTTATCTGATGGTCTCCGCAACATGA
- the cpxP gene encoding cell-envelope stress modulator CpxP codes for MRKLTAVVFASALALNSTAQAEGATTIDEMHHDGGLATGSMTQNPQSHMFDGIQLTEQQRQQMRDLMQQARHERLPVSIDDYKDMHDLVIADNFNETAIRQQAEKMAQAEAQRQVEMARVRNQMYHLLTPSQQAVLKRNHQQRMDQLRKLANMQRDSSLQHVSSTSNAP; via the coding sequence ATGCGCAAATTGACCGCCGTCGTCTTTGCCTCAGCGTTGGCACTAAACAGTACCGCACAGGCAGAAGGCGCTACGACGATTGACGAGATGCATCATGATGGTGGATTAGCGACAGGCAGTATGACGCAAAATCCGCAAAGTCACATGTTTGATGGCATCCAGTTAACAGAACAACAACGCCAGCAAATGCGCGATTTAATGCAACAAGCGAGACATGAGCGTCTCCCAGTCAGTATTGATGATTATAAAGATATGCATGACCTGGTCATTGCAGACAATTTTAACGAAACAGCCATTCGTCAGCAGGCGGAAAAGATGGCACAGGCGGAAGCCCAGCGACAGGTTGAAATGGCGCGTGTGCGCAATCAGATGTATCACCTGTTAACACCGTCTCAGCAGGCTGTTTTGAAGCGGAATCACCAGCAGCGTATGGATCAACTACGTAAGCTGGCGAACATGCAGCGAGATTCTTCGCTGCAGCATGTGAGCAGTACCAGTAATGCCCCGTAA
- the fieF gene encoding CDF family cation-efflux transporter FieF (FieF, a metal efflux transporter, is a member of the CDF (cation diffusion facilitator) family of transporters.), translated as MNASYARLVNAAAIAATALAGSLLIVKIFAWWYTGSVSILAALVDSLVDIAASLTNLLVVRYALQPADAEHTFGHGKAESLAALAQSMFISGSALFLFLTGIQALARPQVLHAPVVGIVVTIIALISTLILVAFQRWVVRKTRSQAIRADMLHYQSDVIMNGAILVALVLGWYGFHRADALFALGIGIWILFNALRMGYEAVQGLLDRALPENERQMIVTLLSSWPGIRGAHELRTRQAGPTRFIQLHLELDDTLPLFQAHQIADDIEQALLKKFPGSDVIIHQDPCSTVAVEKQGFFDL; from the coding sequence ATGAATGCCTCTTACGCCCGGCTGGTGAATGCTGCAGCCATCGCCGCTACTGCGCTTGCTGGTTCACTGCTGATCGTCAAAATTTTTGCCTGGTGGTATACCGGCTCCGTCAGTATTCTCGCCGCGCTGGTGGATTCGCTGGTTGATATTGCCGCGTCGCTGACGAATCTTTTGGTGGTGCGTTACGCTTTACAGCCGGCCGATGCGGAACACACCTTTGGCCATGGCAAGGCAGAATCGCTGGCGGCGCTAGCGCAAAGTATGTTTATTTCTGGCTCGGCGCTGTTTTTGTTCCTGACCGGTATTCAGGCGCTGGCCCGGCCGCAGGTTTTGCATGCGCCTGTTGTCGGAATCGTGGTAACGATCATTGCGCTTATTTCCACGCTGATCCTGGTCGCCTTCCAGCGCTGGGTAGTAAGAAAAACACGCAGCCAGGCGATTCGCGCAGATATGTTGCACTATCAGTCTGATGTCATCATGAATGGTGCTATTTTAGTGGCACTGGTGCTGGGCTGGTACGGATTTCATCGTGCCGATGCGCTGTTCGCGTTGGGTATTGGCATATGGATTCTTTTCAATGCGTTGCGCATGGGATATGAAGCGGTGCAAGGTTTACTGGATCGCGCGTTGCCCGAAAATGAGCGCCAGATGATTGTCACCTTGTTAAGCAGTTGGCCGGGTATTCGTGGCGCGCACGAGTTGCGCACGCGTCAGGCAGGTCCGACGCGTTTTATTCAGCTGCATCTCGAACTCGATGACACTTTGCCGCTGTTTCAGGCACATCAGATTGCCGACGATATTGAACAGGCGCTGTTAAAAAAATTTCCAGGCTCCGATGTGATTATTCATCAGGATCCCTGTTCAACGGTTGCAGTAGAAAAACAAGGTTTTTTTGACCTGTAG
- the pfkA gene encoding 6-phosphofructokinase has protein sequence MIKKIGVLTSGGDAPGMNAAIRGVVRAALSEGLEVCGIYDGYLGLYEDRMANLDRYSVSDMINRGGTFLGSARFPEFRNDEVRAVAIDNMKKRGIDALVVIGGDGSYMGAKRLTEMGFPCIGLPGTIDNDVAGTDYTIGYFTALETVVEAIDRLRDTSSSHQRISIVEVMGRYCGDLTLAAAIAGGCEFIVLPEIPYTREELVSEIKAGIAKGKKHAIVAITEHICDIDDLARYIESETKRETRATVLGHIQRGGAPVAYDRILASRMGAYSIELLLQGYGGRCVGIQNEKMVHHDIIDAIENMKRPFKGDWLDTAKKLY, from the coding sequence ATGATCAAAAAAATCGGTGTACTGACAAGCGGCGGTGATGCGCCCGGCATGAATGCAGCCATTCGTGGTGTGGTTCGCGCCGCACTGAGTGAAGGGCTTGAAGTTTGTGGTATCTATGACGGCTATCTGGGCCTGTATGAAGATCGCATGGCCAACCTGGACCGCTACAGCGTATCAGACATGATTAACCGCGGCGGCACCTTCCTCGGGTCAGCGCGTTTTCCTGAATTCCGCAACGATGAAGTGCGCGCGGTCGCGATTGATAACATGAAGAAGCGCGGTATCGATGCGCTGGTGGTTATTGGTGGTGACGGTTCTTATATGGGTGCGAAGCGCTTAACGGAGATGGGCTTTCCCTGCATCGGTCTGCCGGGCACCATCGACAATGACGTAGCGGGCACCGATTACACCATCGGTTACTTCACCGCCCTTGAAACCGTGGTAGAAGCTATCGACCGTCTGCGCGATACCTCCTCTTCTCACCAGCGTATTTCTATCGTTGAAGTAATGGGTCGCTATTGTGGTGATTTAACCCTGGCGGCTGCAATTGCCGGCGGATGCGAATTCATCGTGCTACCTGAAATCCCGTACACGCGCGAAGAGCTGGTTTCAGAAATTAAAGCGGGGATTGCCAAGGGCAAGAAGCACGCCATCGTGGCCATCACCGAGCACATTTGTGATATCGACGATTTAGCCCGCTATATCGAATCGGAAACCAAGCGTGAAACGCGTGCGACCGTGCTGGGCCATATTCAGCGTGGTGGCGCCCCAGTTGCCTACGATCGCATTCTTGCCTCACGCATGGGGGCTTACTCGATTGAGCTGCTGCTGCAGGGCTACGGCGGCCGTTGCGTAGGCATTCAGAATGAGAAGATGGTGCATCATGACATTATCGACGCCATTGAAAATATGAAGCGGCCTTTCAAAGGCGACTGGCTCGATACCGCTAAGAAACTTTACTAA
- a CDS encoding sulfate ABC transporter substrate-binding protein, giving the protein MNKWSIGFTLLMASTSVLAKDVQLLNVSYDPTRELYEQYNKAFSAHYKQETGDNVVVRQSHGGSGKQATSVINGIRADVVTLALQSDVDAIAERGRIDKNWVKRLPDNSAPYTSTIVFLVRKGNPKNIHDWQDLTKPGVSVITPNPKTSGGARWNYLAAWGWALDHNNGDAAKAQAYVRALFKNVEVQDSGARGATNTFVERGLGDVLIAWENEAYLAVNKLGKDKFEIVTPSESILAEPTVSVVDRVVDERGTRSVADAYLKYLYSTEGQEIAAQNYYRPRDAAVAKKYASTFAPVKLFTIDNKFGGWAAAQKTHFADGGTYDQVMKP; this is encoded by the coding sequence GTGAACAAGTGGAGCATCGGTTTTACCCTGTTAATGGCATCAACCAGCGTGCTGGCGAAGGATGTTCAGCTGCTGAACGTATCCTACGACCCTACGCGTGAGTTGTATGAGCAATACAACAAAGCGTTCAGCGCTCACTACAAGCAGGAAACCGGGGATAATGTGGTGGTACGCCAGTCGCACGGCGGCTCAGGTAAGCAGGCCACCTCGGTGATTAACGGTATTCGCGCTGATGTGGTCACGCTGGCGCTGCAGTCCGATGTCGATGCGATTGCCGAACGCGGGCGCATTGATAAAAACTGGGTAAAGCGTTTACCTGATAACTCTGCACCTTACACTTCGACCATCGTTTTCCTGGTGCGTAAAGGTAACCCCAAAAATATTCACGACTGGCAGGATCTGACTAAGCCAGGCGTCTCAGTGATTACACCGAATCCAAAAACCTCCGGTGGTGCGCGCTGGAACTATCTGGCTGCCTGGGGCTGGGCGCTGGACCACAACAACGGCGATGCCGCCAAAGCGCAGGCGTATGTTCGCGCGCTGTTTAAAAATGTGGAAGTTCAGGATTCCGGCGCGCGCGGCGCGACCAATACCTTTGTTGAGCGCGGCCTGGGCGACGTACTGATTGCCTGGGAAAACGAAGCCTATCTGGCGGTAAACAAGCTGGGCAAAGATAAATTTGAGATCGTTACGCCGAGTGAATCCATTCTGGCTGAGCCGACCGTTTCGGTGGTTGACCGCGTGGTAGACGAGCGCGGCACACGTAGCGTTGCCGATGCCTATCTGAAGTATCTCTATTCCACCGAAGGGCAGGAGATCGCCGCGCAAAATTACTACCGCCCGCGTGATGCGGCGGTGGCGAAGAAATACGCCAGCACTTTTGCGCCGGTCAAGCTGTTCACCATCGACAACAAATTCGGTGGCTGGGCTGCCGCGCAGAAAACACACTTTGCCGACGGCGGTACCTACGATCAGGTTATGAAGCCCTAA
- a CDS encoding CDP-diacylglycerol diphosphatase: protein MKAKNPALLRVLMLILLLFIVALLASAFYRHKNADALWEIVHERCVPAAKSGNPAPCQQVNVSQGYATLKDRNGPLQYLLLPLEKISGVESPVLLKSSTPNFFALAWQQRSLLAQRLGAPVADSVISLTINSHYGRSQNQLHIHISCLRPDVRQRLDALSDRLGPRWQVEPLLDHPYLIRTLSEAELMQQSVFIRLATERPERRDSMGKQGMALAKLKDGRLALMAVEQNWLRLNYGSAEELQDHQCALLKGGTAAAQG from the coding sequence ATGAAAGCGAAAAACCCGGCGCTGCTGCGCGTGCTAATGCTGATATTACTGCTGTTCATTGTGGCACTGCTCGCGAGCGCCTTTTATCGCCACAAAAACGCTGATGCGCTGTGGGAAATTGTTCATGAGCGCTGCGTGCCGGCGGCGAAAAGTGGTAATCCTGCGCCCTGTCAGCAGGTTAACGTCAGCCAGGGTTATGCAACCTTAAAGGATCGCAACGGGCCGCTGCAGTATCTGCTGCTGCCGCTGGAAAAGATAAGCGGCGTCGAAAGCCCGGTGCTGTTGAAATCCAGCACGCCTAACTTCTTCGCGCTGGCATGGCAGCAACGCAGCCTGCTGGCACAACGGCTGGGCGCGCCCGTTGCGGATAGCGTCATTTCTCTGACGATAAACTCTCATTACGGCCGCTCGCAAAACCAGCTGCATATCCACATCTCCTGCCTGCGACCCGATGTGCGTCAGCGGCTTGATGCGCTGAGCGATCGGCTTGGGCCACGGTGGCAAGTCGAACCGCTGCTCGACCATCCTTATCTGATCAGAACCCTAAGTGAAGCTGAGCTGATGCAACAGAGCGTGTTTATCCGGCTGGCAACAGAACGTCCTGAACGGCGCGACAGCATGGGTAAGCAGGGCATGGCGTTAGCGAAGCTGAAAGATGGGCGATTAGCGTTAATGGCAGTGGAACAGAACTGGCTGCGATTGAATTACGGTTCAGCGGAGGAGTTGCAGGATCATCAATGTGCTTTATTGAAGGGCGGCACTGCTGCCGCCCAAGGATAA
- the tpiA gene encoding triose-phosphate isomerase produces MRHPLVMGNWKLNGSKKQTGELIEGLRKELSGVEGCGVAIAPSALYLDQAKHAIAGSHIVLGAQNVDVNLSGAYTGEISAEMLKDIGAKYIIIGHSERRTYHKESDEFIAKKFAVLKEAGLVPVLCIGETEAENEAGKTEEVCARQLDAVLETQGAEAFNGVVIAYEPVWAIGTGKSATPAQAQAVHKFIRSHIAKKDAAVAEQVIIQYGGSVNDKNAAELFTQPDIDGALVGGASLKADAFAVIVKAAAAAKKA; encoded by the coding sequence ATGCGACATCCATTAGTTATGGGTAACTGGAAACTTAACGGCAGCAAAAAGCAGACGGGTGAGTTGATTGAAGGTTTGCGCAAAGAGCTGAGCGGTGTGGAAGGCTGTGGCGTTGCCATCGCGCCTTCTGCGCTTTACCTTGATCAGGCGAAGCACGCTATCGCAGGCAGCCACATCGTTCTCGGCGCACAAAACGTCGATGTGAACCTTTCCGGCGCGTACACCGGCGAAATCTCGGCTGAAATGCTGAAAGATATCGGCGCGAAATATATCATCATCGGCCACTCTGAGCGTCGCACTTATCACAAAGAGAGTGATGAGTTCATCGCCAAAAAATTTGCCGTGCTGAAAGAAGCAGGTCTGGTGCCAGTACTGTGCATCGGTGAAACCGAAGCGGAAAACGAAGCGGGCAAAACAGAAGAAGTGTGTGCACGCCAGCTCGATGCCGTGCTGGAAACCCAGGGCGCTGAAGCGTTCAACGGCGTGGTTATCGCTTATGAACCTGTCTGGGCGATTGGCACTGGCAAATCCGCTACGCCAGCACAGGCACAAGCAGTACATAAATTTATTCGCTCGCACATCGCCAAAAAAGATGCGGCGGTTGCTGAGCAGGTCATCATCCAGTACGGCGGTTCCGTCAACGATAAAAATGCAGCTGAACTCTTCACTCAGCCTGATATCGACGGTGCACTGGTCGGTGGCGCGTCATTGAAAGCGGATGCGTTTGCCGTGATCGTTAAGGCAGCAGCCGCGGCGAAAAAAGCGTAA
- a CDS encoding YiiQ family protein produces MKIAPRAALLLSILAFGSASADDRPLDRAEHMPAAPYLLAGAPTFDMTIAQFREKYNAANPALPLSEYRAIDSRDDKSNLTRAASKINENLYASTALEHGTGKIKTLQITWLPIPGPDEDAAQQKAIAYMAALLRFFSPTLSPEEATQRITKLLAQGKGSRYFTQTEGALRFVVADNGEKGLTFAIEPIKLALATP; encoded by the coding sequence ATGAAGATTGCGCCGCGTGCGGCATTGCTGCTGAGTATCCTGGCTTTTGGCTCGGCGAGCGCTGACGATCGGCCGCTGGATCGTGCTGAGCATATGCCCGCAGCGCCCTATCTGCTGGCTGGCGCACCGACCTTCGATATGACCATCGCACAGTTTCGTGAAAAATATAACGCGGCAAATCCCGCCCTGCCGCTGAGCGAATATCGTGCTATCGACAGCCGCGACGATAAAAGTAACCTGACGCGCGCCGCCAGTAAGATTAACGAAAATCTCTATGCCTCTACCGCGCTTGAGCACGGCACCGGAAAAATAAAGACGCTGCAGATTACCTGGTTGCCGATCCCCGGCCCGGATGAAGACGCTGCACAGCAGAAAGCGATCGCCTATATGGCGGCCCTGCTGCGCTTTTTCTCTCCCACCCTTTCGCCGGAAGAGGCGACGCAGCGCATTACCAAACTGCTCGCTCAGGGCAAGGGTTCTCGCTACTTTACGCAGACCGAAGGCGCGCTACGCTTTGTGGTCGCAGATAATGGCGAAAAAGGGCTGACCTTTGCCATCGAGCCGATCAAACTGGCTCTGGCAACGCCTTGA
- a CDS encoding DUF805 domain-containing protein produces MTLQQWLFSYRGRLGRRDFWIWQALWLVLMIALFSLAGVGWLDTQMAAFMVVCLLWPTSATVVKRLHDRNRRGYWALLLVVAWMLLAGNWSMLDGTLQWLLGRLLPTVIFLITMLELGVFTGTQGANRYGTAAKPVLFLPEKSAHQ; encoded by the coding sequence ATGACCTTACAACAGTGGCTTTTCTCTTATCGTGGACGGCTCGGACGACGCGACTTCTGGATTTGGCAGGCGCTGTGGCTGGTGCTAATGATCGCGCTTTTCAGTCTGGCAGGCGTAGGCTGGCTGGATACGCAAATGGCAGCGTTTATGGTGGTCTGCCTGCTGTGGCCGACCAGCGCCACGGTGGTGAAGCGATTACACGATCGCAACAGGCGCGGCTATTGGGCGCTGTTGCTGGTGGTGGCGTGGATGCTGCTGGCAGGCAACTGGTCGATGCTGGATGGCACCCTGCAATGGCTATTGGGGCGATTGCTGCCCACCGTTATTTTTCTGATAACGATGCTGGAGCTGGGCGTGTTTACCGGCACGCAGGGCGCCAATCGTTATGGCACCGCCGCAAAGCCGGTGCTGTTCTTACCGGAAAAATCGGCTCACCAGTAA
- the fpr gene encoding ferredoxin--NADP(+) reductase — MAEWVNATVKEVKNWTDSLFSLVVNAPVDPFIAGQFAKLGLEIDGQRVQRAYSYVNAPNNPDLEFYLVDVPDGKLSPRLHALQAGDSLMVTKEAAGFFVVDEVPECDTLWMLATGTAIGPYLSILQQGENLARFQHIVLVHATRYAADLSYLPLMQQLQQSYSDKLRIQTVVSREQVAESLTGRVPALIESGELESRVGLTIDAESSHVMLCGNPQMVRDTQQVLMTSREMRKHLKRKPGHITSEHYW, encoded by the coding sequence ATGGCAGAATGGGTTAACGCCACCGTAAAGGAAGTGAAAAACTGGACCGACAGCCTGTTCAGCCTCGTGGTTAACGCGCCGGTAGACCCTTTTATTGCCGGGCAATTTGCCAAACTGGGGCTGGAGATTGACGGACAACGCGTGCAGCGGGCGTATTCCTACGTCAATGCACCCAACAATCCCGATCTGGAGTTTTATCTGGTCGATGTACCTGATGGCAAACTCAGCCCACGTCTGCACGCGCTACAAGCCGGGGACAGCCTGATGGTGACCAAAGAGGCGGCAGGTTTTTTCGTGGTCGATGAAGTACCGGAATGCGATACGTTGTGGATGCTCGCGACCGGCACCGCCATTGGCCCCTATCTTTCTATCCTGCAGCAGGGAGAAAACCTCGCGCGCTTTCAGCATATCGTGTTGGTGCATGCCACGCGCTATGCCGCCGACCTGAGTTATCTGCCGCTGATGCAGCAATTGCAGCAAAGCTATAGCGATAAGCTGCGCATTCAAACCGTGGTCAGCCGTGAGCAAGTGGCGGAGTCACTGACCGGCCGTGTGCCCGCCCTGATTGAGAGCGGCGAGCTGGAAAGTCGTGTCGGCCTGACAATCGATGCAGAAAGTAGCCACGTTATGCTGTGCGGCAACCCGCAGATGGTGCGCGATACGCAGCAGGTATTAATGACATCACGCGAGATGCGTAAGCACCTGAAGCGTAAACCGGGTCATATCACCAGCGAACATTACTGGTGA